Within the Zea mays cultivar B73 chromosome 10, Zm-B73-REFERENCE-NAM-5.0, whole genome shotgun sequence genome, the region GTGTTTGAATTAATTAATAAAATTACCCCAATCTGAATAGAATACCTGGTGGATGGAAGAAATGAAGCAAAATACCCCCACTGCAACCGTTTTTTCTTTTGAATTTTCAAGCGTATTGAGTCCTTTTTTACTAATAATAAAGAAAGATTTTATTAAAATTTTAAACCATATTACATCGGCTTGCCTGATGGTATTGACGAAAACTGCATATTAGTTTCTCAGGCAGGGCGCAGGCACATACATATACATCCATCTCAAATTCGTGTGGATCTGCCCAAGGATGGAGGTCATCTCACTATACAAGCAAGCAATGCAGTAGTGTAAAACAGTCACGATCTATGGATAAATAAGAAGCAACCAACCCAATACAGACTACTGACCAACTTCTTCTCTTGTAGCATGGACATGATCTTCCAAAATCAAGCATATACAGgcagtttatatatatatatatatatatatatatatatatatatatatatatatatatatatatatatatatatatatatatatatatatatataacaagtCGGAGAAAAGACAAGCATTATTTTACATAGCAAGTACACAAGAATATACTCATGAGGAACGCGCGCCGCGTGTTCGTGAAGCCCAAACACCAAACACAAGGAACCAGGACACAAACAAGATTGCCCAATATTGCATAGACCCATACTGGATTCTCGGGAAAACctgcatatttatttatttttttgacATTTAAACTCAGTCAGAGGTGAAAAATCTGGCTAAAAGGAAAAATGAAATATGTCACCGCCTACTTACAAATCTCAGGGATATTACTACAGTCAATATGCATAGACCTCCAAGAAGCATATGAAGACAGATTACAGCAGCTTTCTGCACAGAAAATGCTTCTCCGCTTTATGATTTGTAAAGGACAAGTACGTAGTACTAACTACTCTTTAGCAGAAGTTGCAGCATACCTTGCCAACATGTGGAGCGACCAACCATGCAAGAATAATGACAACCAGGCAGATAGCAATAAAAACTCCAGTACTCTCCAAACTCCATCTTGTGTTTGCCACAACACTAGTATGCTGCTCAAGAACAGAAGAATTATTGGTTGAGGGATGCGGTTGATCAATGTGGCCTTGGGAGATAGGCACGTGAGGATTGAACCAGGATGAGATCTCGTGCCTTCGTATTGCTGCAACAGCGTCTGGATCAACACCACTATGCTGCTGCAACCACCAGTATGTGGATGTACTTTCCCTGAGAGCTTGGTAATCCTTGAGGGACGCGAGAACCTTGTTGAAATCGTCAGGCCTTACATTTGCAGCAACAGTTCCACAGATCTCGCAGGCGGTGGATCCATGGCTGATGAACCACTTCAACGCACAGGCATAGTGCGCAAGGGCAAGCTCGTTCTTGCAACAACACCCTAGATCCACAAGATGGTCCTGCTGCTGCTGCAATTCGACGTCAGTAGCGCACACGAATATCTCCCCCTTGGGGCTGGTGGCAGCATCATCCTTTGGCCCCCCAGTGTCAGTCCTGGGAGGGGAAGGGGGCACGATGCCCAAGAATCCGAGGGCGGACTCGCCTCTTAGATCGGGTTCCACGCAATGGCAGACTCGGCAACTTGGAAGGCCAGAATCCTTGTCGGTGCTGCAGCTTGAGACACGGGGTCCCTCGTGGTGCTCGTCAGAAACAGAAGCGAGGGAGTTGGCGGCATCACGAGTTTGGTCAGTGGCGTCTAGCTGCTGCTCCTTGAGGCCCATCTTGGATTGGATCAGAAGATCATGGCTATTCCGGTCGGTGTGCGTGCGTTCTCTTGCCTGGGCAATGCAATCCAGGAGGAGAAAGACTGGTGTTGATGAAAGTGCAGCAGATACGCAGCGAGGGACGAGGCTGGTTAGGTTAGTTTGATGTGACGTGATGCTCTGTTCTCGGTCCGTGCTGCGGCGACCGACTGGAATGAAATGGAAGGACACGGATGATTGATGAATCGATTTGGGGATAGCAGCTAACCTCCTTGtgggggagcggcggcggcggcggaagaagaagaagattggTGACGCAAATCTGGAGGGGGTGCTGGATTCGACCGATCTGAGGCCTGACTGAGCGGAGCCGGAAGGGGAAGGCAGCTCTATCCCGGTTTCCTATCTGCTGCTAGTCGAGGCCCACTGTCCAGCGGCTGAGGCCAGCTGCTTCTGCTCCGTCGTCCTCCGCTCGCCAGCCAGAGGAAATACAATTTTACTAGAGCAAGCAAAGTGGTTAGTCTAATAGTTGACCTAATAGCAACTACAATCACTAGCAAAATTGATTCT harbors:
- the LOC100382547 gene encoding uncharacterized isoform X1, which produces MGLKEQQLDATDQTRDAANSLASVSDEHHEGPRVSSCSTDKDSGLPSCRVCHCVEPDLRGESALGFLGIVPPSPPRTDTGGPKDDAATSPKGEIFVCATDVELQQQQDHLVDLGCCCKNELALAHYACALKWFISHGSTACEICGTVAANVRPDDFNKVLASLKDYQALRESTSTYWWLQQHSGVDPDAVAAIRRHEISSWFNPHVPISQGHIDQPHPSTNNSSVLEQHTSVVANTRWSLESTGVFIAICLVVIILAWLVAPHVGKKAAVICLHMLLGGLCILTVVISLRFVFPRIQYGSMQYWAILFVSWFLVFGVWASRTRGARSS
- the LOC100382547 gene encoding uncharacterized LOC100382547, translating into MGLKEQQLDATDQTRDAANSLASVSDEHHEGPRVSSCSTDKDSGLPSCRVCHCVEPDLRGESALGFLGIVPPSPPRTDTGGPKDDAATSPKGEIFVCATDVELQQQQDHLVDLGCCCKNELALAHYACALKWFISHGSTACEICGTVAANVRPDDFNKVLASLKDYQALRESTSTYWWLQQHSGVDPDAVAAIRRHEISSWFNPHVPISQGHIDQPHPSTNNSSVLEQHTSVVANTRWSLESTGVFIAICLVVIILAWLVAPHVGKVCCNFC